The region CCCAAGCCTTGTACAGCCGCATCAGCGCTTCGGAGGGCGCGTGGTCGGCGTCCGCCATGTTCTCTTCCATGGCGGCTTTGGCGATGCGGTTTGGAACGGTTGAACCGTTGCGCAGGATCAGCTTGTCGAAAACGTTCATGGGCTCACCTCGTCTGTCTTGGTCAGACTTTAAGGTTGAAGTCAACTTCAAGGTCAATGACTTTTTTTGAGGTGCTTGCGCGTCGCCGTGCATCGCGGCGAGATCTGCGCCGAATTGGGCGCTCGTGCGACGACCTCGGGCAGGGGCTCCCGGTTTGCAATGACGGTACCCGTCACATAAAAAAGCCCGCCACGAAACTCGTGGCGGGCAGGACTGCATTTTTTCGCGGCATTGCGCTTGAGCGTCTTGGATGGCTTCGCGCTCATCAGGAGCCAGAAGCTGTGCTTCCGGCTACCGTGGCTGTCAGCCGCGCACGAACGCGAGCAGATCCGCGTTGATCGTTTCAGCGTTGGAAGTGGGCATGCCGTGCGGGAAACCCGGGTAGGTCTTCAGGGTGCCGTTCCTGAGCAGCTTCGCCGACAGCGGGCCCGAGTCCGCATAAGGGACGATCTGATCGTCGTCGCCATGCATCACCAGAACAGGAATCGTGGCGCTCTTGAGGTCTTCGGTGAAGTCGGTCTGCGAGAAGGCAACGATGCCGTCATGGTGAGCCTTGGCGCTACCCATCATTCCCTGCCGCCACCAGTTCCAGATGACGCCTTCCGACGGCTTTGCGCTGGGGCGGTTATAGCCGTAGAAGGGGCCCGCGGCAATGTCGTAATAGAATTGCGCACGGTTTGCCGCGACTTGCGCCTGGAAGTTGTCGAACACCTCCTTGGGCAGTCCGCCCGGATTCTTCTCGGTCTTCACCATGATCGGCGGGACGGCGCTGATGAGTACCGCCTTGGAGACGCGGTCTTCCCCATGGCGGGCGACGTAGTGGATGACCTCGCCGCCGCCGGTGGAATGGCCGACATGGACAGCCTTCTGCACGCCGAGGTGGTTCACGACCGCCGCCACATCATCCGCATAATGGTCCATGTCATGGCCGTCCCAGACCTGAGCGGATCGCCCATGGCCGCGGCGATCATGCGCGACGACCCGATAGCCTTGCGCCAGAAAGAAGAGCATCTGGGCATCCCAGTCGTCAGCGCTGAGCGGCCAGCCGTGATGAAAAAAAATCACCTGTGCGTCCCGTGGCCCCCAGTCCTTGTAGAAGATCTCAACGCCATCCTTCGTTGTCACGTATCCCATTTCGCTTCTCCTATGTCGTGCATAAGCCTTCAATCGGCGATGTGCGCGCTGACATTTGCCGCGCGGAGGTCGAGTCCTGGTCATTTCCAGACAGGCAAATGAGGGGAGGGAATGTGGCCCGGGACACCGTGCCAGCCAGGCAGGCCTCCCTTGCCCGGGCCAGGATTCACTGTAGGATTAAAGTGAACCTTAATGTCAATGATTTCTTAGGTGCTGTATGAGAATTGGAGAACTGGCCAAGCTCAGCGGTCTGACGGCCTCCCGCATTCGCTTTTACGAGGCCGCCGGACTGATCCTGGCGGTCGAGCGCCAGTCGAATGGCTATCGCGACTACCCGCCTGAGGCGGTATGGATTCTGGAAATCATCGCCAGCGCGCAGAGTGCTGGGTTCTCGCTCGATCAGATCCGCCATCTGCTACCGCTCGGTTCGGGGAACTGGCAGCACGATGAGTTGCTGGATGCTCTCAAGCGGAAAGTTGCCGAAATCGAGGACATGCAAAAGCGCCTCAAACAAAACAAGGCCCATCTGCTTGCCGCCATCCGCAACATCGAAAACCGGCCAGAGGATATGACCTGCTCTGCCAGGACGAAGTGGGTGCTGGACCGGCTCCGCGAAGAAGGGGCCGTCGTGCCAGCCCGGGATAAGACCCGTCGCCGTGCGGCGAGCTGATCCCGGAGAGTCGGGAGTGAGTCCCTCCTGGACTATCCGCATTGATGCTTGACATTCAAGTTAAGTTCAACCTTAAAGTGCGGGCTGCCGGCTGTCAGGGGCAATCATCGAGACTACCGAGTGCGAGCCAGATAAGGCTCGTGTTCCCGGCTGGCTGTGGAAATTTGTGGGCGTGCGGATGCAAGCCCTGCCGCTATGCATATCGGTGGAGGTAACAGATGAATCTGCACGTCAACAACCAAGCGGTCAGCGTTGAATGCGACCCGGCCACCCCCTTGCTGTGGGTGCTGCGGGATCACCTGAACCTGACAGGCACGAAGTTCGGCTGCGGCGTCGCGGCTTGCGGCGCGTGTACCGTGCATCTGGATGGCGCGGCGGTGCGGTCCTGCGTCCTGCCCGTGGCGGCGGTGTCCGGCAAGCGCATCACCACGATCGAAGGGCTGGGCAGCGCGCCGGGCAAGCGCCACGCGCTGCAGCAGGCCTGGATTGACGAACAGGTGCCGCAATGCGGCTACTGCCAGTCGGGCATGCTGATGGCGGCGGCGGACCTCCTGGCCCGGCAGCCAGACCCTAGTGATTCCGACATCGACGCGGCGATCACCAACCTGTGCCGCTGCGGCACATATCCGCGCGTGCGCACCGCCATCAAGCGTGCCGCGAAGGCGCTGCGGGAGCGCCGCGCATGAACGCTAAGGCAACGACCCCGAGCCGCGGACGGCGCCGATTCCTGCTGGGGGCGCTCGGCCTTGGCGGCGCGCTGGTGGTGGGCTGGGGCGTGATGCCCCCGCGAAGCCGGCTTGGCGGTCCCGCGGTATTCCCTGAAAAGTCCGGCCAGATTGCCCTGAACGGCTGGATCAAGATCACCCCGGAAGGCAACGTCATCCTCGCCATGCCGAGGGTGGAGATGGGACAGGGCATCCACACCGCGCTGTCGATGCTGGCCGCCGAGGAACTCGATATGCCGCTGACGCGGGTGAGTATCGAGTCGTCACCCATCGAGCGGATCTATGGCAATGTCGTTACCATGGGCGACAGCTCGCTGCCGCTGCATCCGGACGATGCCGACAAGACCTGGGCGCGCGCACTGCACTGGATCATGGCCAAGAGCGCGCGAGAGATTGGCCTCATCATCACCGGCGCCAGCAGCAGCGTGGCCGACGGCTGGCAGCCAGTGCGTGAGGCCGCCGCGACCGCGCGCGCCAGCTTGGTGGAAGCTGCTGCGCGCGAATGGGGCGTGCGAGCGGCACAGGTCACGGTGCGGGAAGGCCAGCTCATTGGCCCGGGCGGCAAGCAGATGCCTTTCTCTGCCGTCGCGCGGAAGGCGCGCGACATTGCGCCGCCATCGAGCGTCACGCTCAAACCGGCTGCGCAATATCAACTGATTGGCAAGCCTGCACCGCGCAATGACATCGCCGCCAAGACGGATGGCAGCGCACGCTTTGCCATCGATGCGCGGCCGCCCGGCATGTTGTATGCGGCGGTCGTCATGTGTCCGGTGATTGGCGGCAAGCTCAAGACCTTCCAGTCGAAGGCGGCGCTTGCCATGCCCGGCGTGCGATATGTCGTGCCGTTCGACGGATCGACGGGTGGCGCACCGGGCGTGGCCGTGGTGGCAGACCACTACTGGCAGGCACGCCAGGCCCTGGAAAAGCTCGAACCGGTCTGGGACAACGGGCCGCATGCCTCGCTCGATTCCGCGGAAATCCGGCAGCAACTCGTCGGCGCGCTCGACAGCGACAAGGGCGGTTTCACGTACCGTTCGATGGGAGATGGCCTGAAGGCTTTTGACAAGACGGGTGGCGCAACCATCGTCGAGGCCGAATACAGTGTGCCGTACCTGGCGCATGCCGCCATGGAGCCGATCAACTGCACGGCGCAGGTGACGAGGGATGGCGTGCAGCTCTGGGCGCCCACCCAGGTGGCCACGCTGGCGCAACTGGTCGCCGCGCGCGCTGCAGGTGTGAGCCGGGACCAGGTGCAGATCGACATCCCGCTCATTGGCGGCGGATTCGGACGGCGGCTGGAGTCGGATTTCATCGGCCAGGCCGTATCGATCGCCACCAGAACCGAGGGCCGCCCGGTACAGGTGATCTGGGCGCGCGAAGACGACATCCGCCACGACTTTTATCGCCCGCAGGCCATCGCACGCCTGAAGGCGCGCGTCGAGAATGGCAAGGTGACGGCCATCGCCTCACGCAGCGCCGGGCAGTCGATCCTGGCCGGCGAGCTGGAGCGCCTGTTCGGCGTGCCGTCGCTCGGTATCGACCGCTATGCAGCCGAAGGCCTGTTCGACCTGCCGTATGAGATCGAGCACGAGCATATTGCGCACCTGGTGGTCGATTTGCCGGTGCCGATCGGATTCTGGCGCAGCGTCGGCCATTCCTACACGGCGTTCTTCCTGGAAGGCTTCCTGAACGACGTGGCGGCCGCTGCCAGGCTCGACCCGCTGGCGATGCGGCGGGACTTGCTCAAGGCGCATCCGCGTGAACTGAAGGTGCTCGACACCGCAGCGCAGGCGGCAGGCTGGAACCGGCCGCTGGCACCCGCCGCGGACGGCGCACCGCGTGCGCGCGGGCTTGCGCTGCACAACTCGTTCGGCTCGATGGTGGCACAAGTGGCAGAGGTGTCGCTCAAGGACGGAAAGCCGCGCGTGCACCGCGTCGTCTGCGCCGTGGACTGCGGGACGGTGGTCAATCCGGATATCGTTGCGCAACAGATGGAAAGCGGAATCATCTTCGGGCTGACCGCAGCGCTGTACAGCCAGATTCAGATCAAGGACGGGCGGATCGTTCAGACCAACTTCCCTGACTATCCGATGATGAAGATGGCGCAGACACCGGTAATCGAAACCCACCTCGTGCCCAGCACGGCAGAGCCCAGCGGCGTCGGTGAAATTGCCGTGCCGCCGATCGCGCCGGCCGTGGCTCATGCCGTCGCCCAGCTTACCGGCAAGCCGGTGCGGCAACTGCCAATGGTGTAAATCAACCGGCTCTCGCCAGAGTCCGCTTACCGACCTGCTTCGGCCGCCCGAGGGCGTAAGGGTGGCTGGCTGAAACTGCAGCCGGTCTCGGTCAGATGGTCATCGCGATACGGCAGCCGATCTCCGATCAACCCTCCTCAGCCATAGGCCCAATGCCAGGCTGAACGATAGGGTCTGCCGATAGGGCGCTGTCCGCGATGGATGTAGGCGATGCCCGTAGTGCCGTGGCTTGCTTGCCGGCTCAATCTATGCTTCATTGAAGCAGTGCGCCAGGACTTTGATGACGATGCGTACGCACGGCGCTGGTTTTTCGCGCACCAAAGTGCATCGGCCGATCCGTCATGGCATATCGTGGGGCAGGCCTGCGCGGCAGCAGTCGCGCAACGCCAGGGAGAAAGTCGATGCCGGCACGTTGCGCGGAATGGTGCCGCGTATCAACCGTATTTCCTCGAAGCAGCGCAAGGTCGACGCCATGGCGCTGGCCG is a window of Cupriavidus taiwanensis LMG 19424 DNA encoding:
- a CDS encoding alpha/beta fold hydrolase, with the translated sequence MGYVTTKDGVEIFYKDWGPRDAQVIFFHHGWPLSADDWDAQMLFFLAQGYRVVAHDRRGHGRSAQVWDGHDMDHYADDVAAVVNHLGVQKAVHVGHSTGGGEVIHYVARHGEDRVSKAVLISAVPPIMVKTEKNPGGLPKEVFDNFQAQVAANRAQFYYDIAAGPFYGYNRPSAKPSEGVIWNWWRQGMMGSAKAHHDGIVAFSQTDFTEDLKSATIPVLVMHGDDDQIVPYADSGPLSAKLLRNGTLKTYPGFPHGMPTSNAETINADLLAFVRG
- a CDS encoding MerR family transcriptional regulator codes for the protein MRIGELAKLSGLTASRIRFYEAAGLILAVERQSNGYRDYPPEAVWILEIIASAQSAGFSLDQIRHLLPLGSGNWQHDELLDALKRKVAEIEDMQKRLKQNKAHLLAAIRNIENRPEDMTCSARTKWVLDRLREEGAVVPARDKTRRRAAS
- a CDS encoding (2Fe-2S)-binding protein; this translates as MNLHVNNQAVSVECDPATPLLWVLRDHLNLTGTKFGCGVAACGACTVHLDGAAVRSCVLPVAAVSGKRITTIEGLGSAPGKRHALQQAWIDEQVPQCGYCQSGMLMAAADLLARQPDPSDSDIDAAITNLCRCGTYPRVRTAIKRAAKALRERRA
- a CDS encoding xanthine dehydrogenase family protein molybdopterin-binding subunit, which encodes MNAKATTPSRGRRRFLLGALGLGGALVVGWGVMPPRSRLGGPAVFPEKSGQIALNGWIKITPEGNVILAMPRVEMGQGIHTALSMLAAEELDMPLTRVSIESSPIERIYGNVVTMGDSSLPLHPDDADKTWARALHWIMAKSAREIGLIITGASSSVADGWQPVREAAATARASLVEAAAREWGVRAAQVTVREGQLIGPGGKQMPFSAVARKARDIAPPSSVTLKPAAQYQLIGKPAPRNDIAAKTDGSARFAIDARPPGMLYAAVVMCPVIGGKLKTFQSKAALAMPGVRYVVPFDGSTGGAPGVAVVADHYWQARQALEKLEPVWDNGPHASLDSAEIRQQLVGALDSDKGGFTYRSMGDGLKAFDKTGGATIVEAEYSVPYLAHAAMEPINCTAQVTRDGVQLWAPTQVATLAQLVAARAAGVSRDQVQIDIPLIGGGFGRRLESDFIGQAVSIATRTEGRPVQVIWAREDDIRHDFYRPQAIARLKARVENGKVTAIASRSAGQSILAGELERLFGVPSLGIDRYAAEGLFDLPYEIEHEHIAHLVVDLPVPIGFWRSVGHSYTAFFLEGFLNDVAAAARLDPLAMRRDLLKAHPRELKVLDTAAQAAGWNRPLAPAADGAPRARGLALHNSFGSMVAQVAEVSLKDGKPRVHRVVCAVDCGTVVNPDIVAQQMESGIIFGLTAALYSQIQIKDGRIVQTNFPDYPMMKMAQTPVIETHLVPSTAEPSGVGEIAVPPIAPAVAHAVAQLTGKPVRQLPMV